The nucleotide window ATCAGAAAATTTGATTCTAACACCACCTCTTCGGTAACGATTTTCTTTCCTAAAAAAAGGAATGGGATTTTGGTTTAAGTCTACTGATTCGACAGTTGCATTTTTGGATTCCACTGCGTATTGAATGGTTAGATTTCGATCCCATAGTTGCAGATTCCATTTTAATCCATCCAATCCTTGGGTTAGAATCGGATCGAATTCGATTCCATCGGAAAAAACTTTGATTCCAAGTAAACATTCGTAAACCAGTTTGATATAAATTCCCGGTCCGCTAGAATACACTCTCCAACCCCCCTCAAGAGGAATATTTCCTAGTAATAATTCTTTATAGTTTTTACTTGCTTCGTATCGATCCATAAACACAGCATCTGAGCTCGAATAATAACAGTTAGATTGTCTTTTTTTGGCTTGAGGGATTTTGTTTTGTATCCTAATGGGATTTACTAAATTCAAATGATAAAAGAATTCTTCTGACTTACCGAGATGGGCTAGTGCTTCACAGAAACGCAAATGTGCGTGTGTGTACATGAGTCCAATTTCTCTTCCAAAGTAACTTGCGGTTTCTGCTCGTTTGAATTCTTTGTTTTCCCCATCGGAATAGGGGACTGGTGCATCAAATAGGCGGACTCCATCGGGTCCCATAAGAGATTTCCTAATGATCGAAAGGTGGGTTTCTACTTCCCTTTCATTTAAAACTTCTGATAAAATTCCATAAATCATAGGTAGGACACTGTAATGGATTCCCGTTTTAGTATCCGATGGATGTAAGTAGAATTTTTGCGAACCATCGTCTGAAAAATATCGTAATCCAGTAAGAATACCATCTTCCATACAGTATTCTTTGATATTTTCTTCCAATTGGATTTGTTCGGTTTCGAAGTTTTTTTTACTTATTGAATTTTCTGTTAGGTGGTAAATTTGACAAAGTGCTTTGTAAGTGATGGATTGTAATTCAGCAGTCCAAGTGCTCACAGCATGAGTTCGAAACTCATCGCGTACCGGTTGTAATGAATCATTCCAGTCTCCATTTCCATAGAGAGGAAGTTTGGTTGAGGGATACAAACGATCATTCATGAGGGCAATGGTTTGATCTATGGCCTGAAGGATAGTTCTAGATTTTTGGCGGTGGGGACCACTCGTGATTTCTTTTAGAAAATCCAAATCTTTGGTTCGTTCTAAATAAGAGGATAACGCAAGGATGGGCCAATAAATGATATCCCCATGGGAATCACTGGCTCTAATCATTTGGTCACGGGGGTAAAGCATAAACCACTGTGGCCAATCTCCATCTTCATTTTGTTCTTGGAATACATGATATAGTAAACTGCGGCAGGAATCAAATTCTCCCTTTGCGAGTAAAAATTCGAAGGCCCCTTGGCATACATCTCTTGTACCCCAGCCTCCTCCTGAATATTGTTCGAGTCCTCTCGGGTTTAAATAGTGGATGCGTGCATTTTGTTCAAACCAAGGAAGAATTTCCTGAATTTGTAGTAAGGAATGAAATTCTTTATTCGGAATTTTCTGATCAGTAGAAAACGAAGGTAAGGCAAGTGTTGAACTTTTGGGAATCTCTGTTGTTTTGATAGAGGATTGAAAATTACCTTGGATAGTGAATTGTAATTGAGAGTCCACTTGCACTCTTACGGTAAGATAGGACTGGTTTCTTGAAAGTCCATCGGGAAACAACATTCGATCATCAGAGATTTCCCAAGTGTTTAGACTTTCGGATTCAATAGAAAATCCCTTTCCATCTAATCTTTGATAAATGGATGATTCGTGGTTCGGTTGGATGTGAATTTTCGAATCATTTTTATCAAAAATCGGAGGTTTTTTTAAGGCACCGTTATCACCATCAAGTGCGATATGAAAAGAAAGAATATAGTTTCTCGGCTTAGATTCATTCGTTGTAAGTTGAAAATTAATTTTATGATCAACTGTTGTTTCGACTTGAATTCGTAAAATTTCCTTTTCCCATTGGTAAATCCATTCCATCCGATAGGGTTCCATGATTAGAAGTGATGGGGAACCGAGGAGTGCAAATCTATTCTCTTCTTCTCTAAAAATACGAAACCCATAGGATTGAAATAATCCAATATAACTATGGTTTCGTGAAAGGTACTGATTGATACTGGTATGACCTTCTGTAAGTTGGGATAAAAAAATTCCCTTGTAATAACAGGTTGTGGTAAGGGAGGGTTCGTTTGGTCCCACCGGGTATCCTGTGCGTAGGATTTGTCCATGGGGACGTAAGCAAAGGGAATCTTTTTCTTTTAACACAACATGCTTGAATTTCTCTGTAAAAAAAGATAGGATTGAACCCGTTTCACTTCGTTCGACCTCTCTCCAAGGATTGGGGAAAAATGATTTTAGATTCAATTCGGTTGCTTCGTCACCTTCTTTTTGTTTGGCGAAAGTAAATAAACTCGGGATT belongs to Leptospira terpstrae serovar Hualin str. LT 11-33 = ATCC 700639 and includes:
- a CDS encoding GH36-type glycosyl hydrolase domain-containing protein, whose product is MIQTIQNHSGLKIHFLSNGNIHSLRFQDLLVNLYLGNEMEPSVSNIYLRIHTKKKFLVFPLLGPKSKSQFQISKSVYLSKGTCQEIDYNLYLEIHPDKPIWRYRVELTNQKEQPILCDLVYVQDIGICEYSSSRLNEYFVCHYIHHEPVFTKDYGYGILSRQNELVSGNHPASFIFSSSPIRSYVTDGLDLFPDGLYQPFLGKRRQGEHSIIGLEREVMTLKPKEFQVTSFYGSLFPNLDTLNSFTDKEGFIQKTIIDWNLAEITETVFSKPIPSLFTFAKQKEGDEATELNLKSFFPNPWREVERSETGSILSFFTEKFKHVVLKEKDSLCLRPHGQILRTGYPVGPNEPSLTTTCYYKGIFLSQLTEGHTSINQYLSRNHSYIGLFQSYGFRIFREEENRFALLGSPSLLIMEPYRMEWIYQWEKEILRIQVETTVDHKINFQLTTNESKPRNYILSFHIALDGDNGALKKPPIFDKNDSKIHIQPNHESSIYQRLDGKGFSIESESLNTWEISDDRMLFPDGLSRNQSYLTVRVQVDSQLQFTIQGNFQSSIKTTEIPKSSTLALPSFSTDQKIPNKEFHSLLQIQEILPWFEQNARIHYLNPRGLEQYSGGGWGTRDVCQGAFEFLLAKGEFDSCRSLLYHVFQEQNEDGDWPQWFMLYPRDQMIRASDSHGDIIYWPILALSSYLERTKDLDFLKEITSGPHRQKSRTILQAIDQTIALMNDRLYPSTKLPLYGNGDWNDSLQPVRDEFRTHAVSTWTAELQSITYKALCQIYHLTENSISKKNFETEQIQLEENIKEYCMEDGILTGLRYFSDDGSQKFYLHPSDTKTGIHYSVLPMIYGILSEVLNEREVETHLSIIRKSLMGPDGVRLFDAPVPYSDGENKEFKRAETASYFGREIGLMYTHAHLRFCEALAHLGKSEEFFYHLNLVNPIRIQNKIPQAKKRQSNCYYSSSDAVFMDRYEASKNYKELLLGNIPLEGGWRVYSSGPGIYIKLVYECLLGIKVFSDGIEFDPILTQGLDGLKWNLQLWDRNLTIQYAVESKNATVESVDLNQNPIPFFRKENRYRRGGVRIKFSDLVSFLKEGKNQLRLCLR